CACCGTGCGCGGGCTGACACGGGCGGCCCTCGACCGCCTGCCGGCCCGCGTCAACTAGCGACACCTGGGAGAGACCGTGTCCGCATCGACGCCGGCCCTGGAAGTCCTCGCGGACGGCCCGGGCGCACCGCTCGTGATCATCGACTTCATCCGCATCTCCGCCGGCGCCGGGCTCGGCGAGCTGCTGGCCTCCGCGCCCGCCGACCGGCCCGTGTACCGCGCCGACCCGGTCGAGACGCTCCTGCGCGCCGACCGGTTCCGCAGCGCCACCGACCTCGCCGAGGAGTACGCCGCGGCCGTACACCGCCTGCCCGTGCGCCCGGCCCGGATCGTGGGTTACTGCAGCGCGACGCCGGTGGCCGTCCGCACCGCCGAGCTGACCGGGGTGCCGCTCGTCCTGGTCGAGCCGACCTGGCCCGACCGGGCCGCCGCGGCACACGACTTCCGCGGCTTCCGCGCCACCCTGCGCGAGGGCGAGCCGGCGGCGGTGCCACTCGACGCCGACCCGGCACGGGCCCTGTCCGTGATGGCGCGCACCCTGGACGGCGACCTCGACGTGTTCGCCCGCGCGAACGATCTGCCCGACGACGAACGGCAGGACACCCGCGAGCAGCTCGTCGACAGGTACGTCGCCTGGCTGCACGTGCTGCTCTCGGCGTCCGCCGACCCGGTGCCGCCTCGGCCCGCCGACGTGGTGCTGGCCAGCCGCGACTACACGGCCGAGCACCCGGGCGTCGAGACGCTCCGGCTCGACCTTTCCGCCGGTGAGATGCCGACCGCGCCGGTGACCCGGGCCGCCCTGATGGCGCTTGTCGACCCGACGGCGGCGCTCCGGTGACCGCGTACCTGTCCGAGCTGGTGCTGGCGCAGGCGGCCCGGACACCCGGCGCGTGCGCCGTCGTGGACGAGCGGGAGTCGCTGACGTACGCGGAACTGGTCCGGCAGGCCGGCGTGGTGGCCGGACTGCTGGTCGCGGCGGGGGTGGAGCGGGACGCCGTGGTGGCGGTCTGCGCCGAACGGTCGGTCCGCTTCCCGGTGCTGCTGCTCGGGGTGCTGCTGAGCGGGGCCGCATACCTGCCCCTGGAACCGGGCGACCCCGTGCCCCGCCTCGCCGGCATGCTCGACGACGCCGGCGCGGTTCTCGTCCTGACCGAGCCGGAGCTGAAGGCCGCCGCCGAGGCCGTCGCCGGGAGCCGTCGCGTGCTCGCCGTCTCCGCCGGTGAGCTGCGCGCGGGCGTCCCGGCGGCGCCGGTGCTGCCCGCCTCGGACCTGGGGTTGGCCTACGTCCTGTTCACCTCGGGCTCCACCGGGCGCCCCAAGGCCGTCGGCGTGGGGCACCGCGGCATCGTCAACCGGCTGCGCTGGATGCAGGACGAGTACGCCCTGACCAGCGCCGACGCCGTCCTGCAGAAGACACCCGCGACGTTCGACGTGTCGGTGTGGGAGCTGTTCTGGCCGCTCGCGCAGGGCGCCCGCCTGGTGCTGGCCCGGCCGGGCGGGCAGCGTGACCCGGAATACCTGATGGCCGTCCTGCGGCGGAAGCGGATCACCGTGGTTCATTTCGTGCCGTCCATGCTGGAGTCCGTCCTCGACGAGCCCGGTTGGGACGGGTACGACGCGCTGCGGCTCGTGGTCTGTAGCGGCGAGGCGCTCACACCGGCCGCCGTGCGCCGGTTCCGGGCGCGGAGCCGGGCGCGGATCGACAACCTGTACGGGCCTACCGAAGCCTCGATCGACGTCACCTGGTGGCCCTGCCGCCCGGTGGAGGACGGCGACTCGGTGCCGATCGGCCGGCCGATCGCGAACGTGGTGGTGCGGGTACTCGACGCGGACGGGAACCCGGTGCGCGAGGGCGTGCCGGGGGAGCTCCACCTCGGTGGCGACCACGCGCTGGCGCGGGGATATCTCGGCCGGCCGGGGCTCACCGCGGAGCGGTTCGTGCCGGACCCCTTCGCCGCCGGCGCCCGGTTGTACCGGACCGGCGACCTCGTCCGGTGGCTGCCCGGCGGGGTGCTGGAGTTCCTCGGCCGCCTCGATCACCAGATCAAGCTGCGCGGGCAGCGGATCGAGCCGGGCGAGATCGAGGAGACGCTGCGCCGGCATCCGGGCGTGACCGGCGCCGTCGTCCTGTTGCGCCGCGACGAGGGACGCGCCGACCGCCTGGTCGGCTATGTGGTGGGGCCGCCCGACGGCCCCGGTGAGCGGGAGCTGCGGGCCCATCTGGCCGAACGGCTGCCCGCGCCGATGGTGCCGGCCCGGCTGGTACGCCTGGCGGCCTTCCCCCTCACCGCGAACGGCAAGCTGGACCGCGCGGCGCTGCCGGAGCCACCGCGACGCAGGCGGTAGTCAGCGCACGAACCCGATGTGGGCGGTGGCCATCAGCGAGCCGGGCTCGCAGAACGGCACCCGCTCGACGACGCGGCCCTCGTCGAGGTCCACGACGAACAGGGTGGAGGCGCCGGTCATGAAGACGTACCGGCCGGAGGGCTCGACCGCCAGGTAGAGCGGCGACTGGCTGTTCTTCGCGCACATGAAGGGCGGCCGGACCGGCTCGTGCGCGAACAGCTCCAGGTCGAGAATCGTGGACATGTCGGCCGGGTCGAGGACGAACAGCCGGTTCGGGAAGCCGGTGACCGCGATGAGCTGCCGACCGTCGCGGTGGAACAGTTGCTGCGAGGTGATGCGCAGGAAGGTCGGCCCGGTGTGGGTGGCCTCCCGGACCGCGTGACCGCCCTGGTAGCGCCACCGTTCGAGCACACCCGGCCCGTGCACGACGACGTTGTTCTGCCACTTCGAGATGTTGTTGCAGGAGACGTAGAAGACGTCCGGATCGTCCAGGTCGACGTCGACGTGCGCGGAGCAGCTCGCGCCGGTGGTGTGCACCGAGGCGCGGGTCAGCTTCTCGTCCGCCACGACGAACCGGCCGGTGGGGAACTCGTTGGCCGCGTACCGGGCGACGTCGAGGCTGTCCCCGTCGGTGCCCAGCACCCGGCCGTCGGCGCCGGGGCGCACCGACAGGTCCATGTCGACGCCGACCATGAACCCGTTCGGCGACGCCTCCAGCTCGTGGATGGTGTCGAAGGCGAACTCGGGCAGGTCGCCCAGCCGGGTCGCCGCGCCGGTGCGCAGGTCGTAGCGCCAGGCGCTGCTGCGCAACGGCTGGTCCGGGTCGTGGTAGCGGCGCAGGCGGTCCTCGGCGTCGGTCATCGCGAAGGCGATCACGCCGGGCTCGACCTCGCACTTGGTGGAACTCTGCATCGCCGCGAAGTCGAGCTCGGCCGCCGGCGGCCACAGGTGCGAGCCGCCGTCGCGGCCGAGGCGACGCAGGTAGGGCGCCTGTTTGAAGGAGACGACGACCTCGCCGTCGTCGGTCTGCACGAAGCTGTGCGGGTGCAGGAAGTACGGGAGCAGGTCCTCCAGCCGGCCCAGCCCGTACGGCACCGGGTTGTCGCCGAGCCGCTCCCGCAGCACCGCCAACTGGCGGGACCGCAGGTCACCGATGTCGATCGTGGTCTCCCGCACGGTCCGGGAGCCCACGTCGAGGAAAAGGTACCGCTCGTGGGTGCCGCCCGCGGACAACCCGCAGACCAGGATCGTCAGGTCGCCGTACCCCGCCGACATCGGCAGGCTCATTTCAACAGCCACAACAGCGCCTCCCGGAGGATGGTGATGCAGTTGGTGGTGAGGACGGACTCGACATGGAACTGGAAGCTGGTGAACCGTTCGGAACGCAGCGCCACCACCCGGCCGTCGGGCTCCACGGCCACGGTCACCCCGGCGGGGGCCTCGGCCGGGGCGTCGGCGAAGAAGGTGTTGTAGAAGCCGACCGGCTCGGCCCGGCCGAACAGGTCGACGGTCTCCTGCACGCCCTGCAACGGCGGGTCCACCGGGCGCACGGTCATGCCGAGCAGACGGCAGAGGATCTGGTGGCCGAGGCAGACGGCGAGGAACGGCGTGCCGGTCTTCATCAGCTCGCCCACGATGCGGTGCAGTTGGGCGATCTTCGGGTCGTTCATCTCGTTCGGGTCGCCGGGACCGGGCCCGACGAGCACCAGGTCGTAACCGGTGAGGCCGATGCCGGACTCCCGGTAGTCGCGCATGGTGACCTTGAACCCGAGGTGTTCGAGGATGTGCTTGAGCATCTCGGTGAACTGGTCCTCGTTGTCGACGATCAGCACCGAGCGGCCGATGAGTTCGGGCGCGGCGTACCTGTCGTCGACCTGCCTGTTGATCCAGAACCGGGACAGGTAGCGGTTCCGCCCGTTCAGCACCTCGAGGACCTTGTCGTCCACGAACCGGTCGAGGAAGGGACCGGGCGGTTCGGCGGTGGTGATCGCCTTCAGCAGCCCCTCGGCCTTGGTGCGCACCTCACGGCACTCCTTGGCGGGCACCGAGTCGCGGACGACGCTGGCGCCGCTGCGGATCACGGCGTGCCCGTCGGCGTCCACCGCCATCGTCCGGATCGTGATGGCGCTGTCCAGCCACTCCTGCCCGTCGTCCTCCAGGCCGCGGATCATCAGGGCGGACGAGTAGTAGCCGCGGGACTCGGACTCGTGGCGGTGGATGACCCGGGCGGCGTTCTCCAGTGGGCTGCCGACCATCGTCGCGGCGAACATCGACTCCCGGAACGCGTCGAGCGGGCTCATGGTGGCGCTGCCCTCGAGCACGTACTCGGTGTGGACGAGCGCGCTCATCTCCTTGAGGTACGGTCCGCGCACGACGCCGCCCTCGCCGCAGATCCGCGACATCATCTTGAGCTCCTCGTCGACCACCTGGAAGAGCTCGTTCACCTCCTTGCGGTCGGAGAGGAACTCGATGAGGTCGGCCCGCTTCTGCAACGCGGCGCGCGGCAGCGTGCCGCAGATCGGGTTCATCGTGACCGTGCCGCGGCGGTAGGTCAGGTGCCGTTCTGGCGAGGACCCGATGAAGTAGCGCTCCCCGTCGAAGAAGCAGAAGGTGAGGTACGCCCCGATCTCGTTACGGGCGAGCCGGGCGAAGATCGTGTGCGCGACCTCGGGCCCGAAGTCACCGATGGTGACGTCGCACCGCCGCGAGATGAGGAAGTTGGAGCCCTCACCGCGCTGGATCTCCTCCTTGATGACCCGGTCGATACGGGCGGCGAACTCCTCGTCGTCCGGAGTGTGCACGGGCTCGGAGACCACTCGGACGTCGGCGCGCACGTCGGCGAACGACTCCAGCTCGACCTCACGGAACTCGCTGGGCACCAACGAGATGAGCGGCTCGTTGTCGTCGTGGCAGACGTAACCGCGCTCACGCAACTGCGCGTAGGGCACCATGGTCAGCACCGGGTGGGCGGCCGGGCGAGGCACCTCGGCGAGCGACCAGGACCGCACGGTCTCCCCGCGAGCGTAGTTGACCCGACCCTCGGAATGGACGAGGCAATAGGGGCTAGCGAAGTCAAGACTCACCGGAGGCCACCTTGCTGATCAGAAAGTGGTGTAACACCAGGTAATCGATTTCCGTATCGAGGAAGCAGCTTAGCCCATCGGCGGGTGACCCGACGATTGGCTGTCCCGCGACGTTGAAGGAAGTGTTGATCAGGCAGGGCACGCCGGTGACCTGCTCGAAGGCTCGAAGCAGGCCCGCCAGCAGGGGATTGTCCGCCTCGTCGACCGTCTGGGCCCGGGCGGTGCCGTCGACGTGGACGGCGCCCGGAACGAGCTTCTGGTATTCGGATCGTACCGGGAAGACGAATGTCATGTAGGGCGAGGACGTCTTCTTCCCCATTTCGAGGACCACCTGCGCCGATGCCGCGGGCAGCACCGGCGCGAAAGGCCGGAACGGCTCCCGCCGCTTGACGCGGATGTTGATGACGTCCTGAATATCGGGAAACGCGGGGTTGGCCAGGATGCTGCGATTGCCGAGAGCGCGCGGGCCGTACTCGACGGCGCCCTGGAACCAGCCGATCACCACCGGGTCGACGAGCAGCTTGGCCACCTCGGTGAGCAGCTCGTCCTCGGCCAGCTCGCGCCACTCGACCCGGTCACCCACCGCGGCGAGGGCCGCGCGGACGTCGTCGTCGGTGTAACTCGGTCCCAGGTACGGGCCGGGCGACGGGCGCACCGGGCGGCCCAGCTCGCGTGACGCGTACACCGCCGCGCCGATCGTCACGCCCGGGTCGCTCGCGCCGAAGCTGACCGACGCGTCCTCGAACCGGGAGCCCTCCAGCAGCTTGGTGTTGTTCACGCAGTTCAGCGCCAGGCCACCCTCGATGATCAGATTCCGCGCGGATGTGCGCCGTTCCAGCACCGACACCTGGTGCCGGGTGACCACCTCGACCGCGTCCTGGACCGCCCGGGCCACCCGGCACCGGAAGTCCCAGTCCGTGCGGTCGCCGGTGCGCCCGAAGATCTCGTCGAAGTAGGAGTAGTACGCCTGGGTGTCCAGCAGCGGGTTGCCGACCCGCAGCCGATAGCCGCCGGCCTCCTCCAGCGTGATCACCTCGCGCAGGAGCGGGTTGTCCGCGCCGAGCGGCGGATGGAAACCGCTGAGCCCCATCACCTTGTACTCGTCGTTGTTCGGCACGAAGCCGAGGTAGCGGGTGACCTTGCTGTAGAGCAGCGCGAGACTGTTGGTGATGTCGACGGTGGCGTCTTCCAGGATCGTCACCTCGCCGTCGCGGACCTCGCCCATGATCGACGAGTAGCGCTCCGCGCGGCCGTCGCTGACCAGGAACGCCGCGTCCCGCCAGCCGGCCGTGTGGTAGCCGCACGACAGGTGGGCGAGGTGGTGCGGGACGAGCCGGAGCCGGTCGGCCGGGATGGTGAAACCGGTGCGCGCGGCGAAGTCCGCCCGGATCGCCTCCGGCGTGAGCAGCGTCGTGCGTAGCTCCTCCAGCCGGGCCAGGCGGTCGGCCCGCTCCGGCTCCGGCACCGCCGATCGGGCGATCCCGGCCCGCTCCGCCGCCCAGACCTCCGCGGTGAAACTCCAGGGGAAGGCGAAGCAGTCGACGTCGGCCAGCCCGACGCCCGCCTCCCCGAGCGCCCAGCGCAGCGCGTTGACCGGCAGGTCGGACGTCTTCTTGACCCGGCTGAGCCGTTCCTCCTCCACGGCGGCGACCAGCTCGCCGTCGACCACCACGGCGACGGCCGCGTCGTGCCCCAGCACCCGGTGCCGGTCGAGGCCCGAACGCCGGTACAGGCGCCCGAACAGCTCCGCGGACCGCGTGAAACCGTTGAAACCGACGACGATCATGCCCATCACCCCGCTATCGCAGATACCGCAGTTTGAGGTCCAACTCCGCCAGCTCCTGCGTGACGTCCGAACCCGCGACCACGCCGCCGCCGCAGCGCAGCAGCACGTCCGGCCCGTCCCGCTCGGCGCAGGTGACGATCGTGTTGGAGGTCAGCGCGTCGCGGGCCGCGTCGTAGAACCCCACCGCGCCCGCGAAGAACCCGCGCGGCTCGCCCTCGAGGTCGGCCAGCACCTCCTGGGCGCGCAGCTTCGGCGCGCCGACCACCACCCCGCGCGGGAAACTCGCCAGCACGACACCGCCGAGCCCGCGCGCCGTGTCGTACGCGCCCGAGACGTCGCTGGCGAGATACGTCGTGGGACCGATCACCAGCGGCTCGCACAACCGGTCGACCACCACCGTGCCGGGCTCGCAGTACGAGCCGAGGTCGTTGCGTTCCAGGTCGACGAGCATGATGTGCTCGGCGAAGTATTTCGGGTCGGCGCGCAGCAACGCGCCCCGTTCCTGCCGTTCCCGCTCGTCCCGCGCGGCCGGCTGGGTGCCGGCGAAGACGCGGCTGCGCACCCGCCCGTCGCGCGCCAGCACGTGCGGCAGGGAACAGTTGCCGAACACCGTGGCCCCGTCGAGGCTGAACCAGTAGGAGTAGTCGGCCGTGGCGTACCGGTGGGCGACGTCGGCGTAGTAGCGCGGCAGCGACGTGCGTGGGCGTACCCGCACCGGCACCGAGAGGACGACCTGGTAGATGTCGCCGGCCAGCAGGTGCTCGCGCGCTCGGGCGAGCTGGTCGGCGTACCGGTGCGGGTCGATGTCGGTCACGACCTCGGTCAGCGGGGCGGTCGGCGGCGGCGCGGCCCGGGCGGCGGTGCGGGCGCAGGCCGACATGACGTTGGCCCGGTCCTCCCCGGCGCAGCTCAGGGTGCCGGTGGCGGGGTCGTGGACCACCGCGCGGCGCAGCGGCCCGGCGAAGCCGAGCAGCCGTCCGGGGGCCGCGGTCGGCCACGGCCCGCCCGGGATGCCGGCCTCCGCCCGCAGCCGCAGGGACAGGTCGTAGGAGAGGGCGAACGCGACGTCGGCGCCCGGACCGCGCCGGGCCTCGGCCAGTAGGTGGTCGAGCAGGGCGGCGACGTCGCCGTCGAAGCGTTCGCCGCCCCGCTCGATCCCGTCGGTCGTGATCCGCCACACGTCGGCGAGCGACGCGAGGAGGGTGCGCCGTTCCCGCCCCGGCAGGCGGTAGCAGAACAGCGGTCCGAACAGCTCCGCGAAGGGCTCGACGAGGTCGTGCGGGTCGCCGGCGAAGGGTACGCGGGCGGTGGTGGCGGTGGGTGCGGGCGCCGACATCGACGTCCTAGAGGGTGAAGTTGAAGGCGTTGCTGCCGGCCCCGGTGAGCTGCCCGACGCCGCGCCTGACCGCGTCGCTGACCCCGTCGGAGTAGAACAGCCGGGTGTAGCGGTCGCTGACGTCGGCATGGTCCTCCGTGTACGCGATCCGCCCGTCCTCGACGGTGACGATGCCCATCGCGGCGAGCGCGTCGAAGACCGACTGGAACTGCCGCAGCGGCTCGGAGCCCGCCGGATAGAAGGAGTTGAAACGCGCGACGTCCAGCTCGCGGTGCTTCATGGCGAGCACGAGGTGCCGGCGCAGCGACTCGTCCGCCGAGAGCGGGAATGCCTTCTCCACCGCCGACCCGCCCGCCTGGATCCGGCGCATGTACTCCCGGAAGGTGAACGCGTTGCTGTACGTGTAGCCGTGCGAGTGGCTGTAGGAGCTGGCGCCGAGCCCGAGGACGTAACCGTTGTTGCCCCAGTGGTTGTCCTGGTAGTGGAAGATCCAGTTCTCGCGCGGGAAGAGGTTGCGGGAGTACTGCCAGTAGCCGTTCTCCCGCATCCGGCGCTTGGCGTACCGGAACAGCGCGAGGCTGCGCCGGAAGAGCTTGGCGTGGTCCTCCTCGCGCAACGTGGTGTTGTTGATCGCGCCCTTGCGCACCGAGAGCGTGAAGAGGGTGATCTGGGTGGGCATCGGCTCCAGCGCGGTGACCGCGTCCATGGTCCGCTGCATGTTGTCGAACGCCTCACGCTCGATGCCCGCGATGAGGTCGATGTTGACGTTCGGCACGCCGCTGTCGGCCATGTTGTAGTAGGTGCGCACCACGCTGGACGGCGTGTCGGAGCGGCGCGACTTGCGCAGGATCTCCGGGTCGAGCGACTGCACACCCATGGACAGGCGGTTCGTCCCGTTGGCCGCCATCACCGCGATGCGGTCCTCGGTCGCCGAGTCCGGCGAACACTCGTAGGTGATCTCGCGGCACTCGGAGAGGTCGAAGCGTCGGATGACCCGCTCGAAGAGGAACTCGATCTGTGCCGGGTTGAGCCGGCTGGGTGTGCCCCCACCGATGAACACGGTCTCGATCTTCTTGCTCCGCATCATCGGCAGGTACTGCAGCGCCTCCTTCTCGAGGCAGTGCAGGTAGTCCCAGATCACCTGGGTGTCGTCCTGGACGACGGCCACGCTGTAGTAGCAGAAGCTGCACTTCTGGCGGCAGAACGGGATGTGGATGTAGAGGTTGTGCGAGAAGGTGTCGCTGCCGGCCCAGAGGGTGTCGGGGTCGGAGGCGGTGGCGTCCCGCGGCTCCCAGAGGGAGATCGGCGGATAGGTGAACACCAGCCCCGGTATGTGGTCGTCGGCCTCGATGAGCTGGTCGACGACGTCCGACCGGCCGGCGTCTGCCAGATCGAAGATGAATTCCTCAGCCACTGTCGCTCCTCGAACCTGTCACGGACAGGAAGTTGTCGATGATCAGCTGCCCGGCCGGCGTGCCGATCGACTCCGGATGGAACTGGACTCCGTACACCGGCTGCCTGGCGTGCTCGACGGCCATCACGCACTCGTCGTCGTCGGCACTCGCCACGAGCCGCAGGTCGTCCGGGAGGGTGGCCGCGGTGACCGCCAGGCTGTGGTAGCGCATGGCGGGGAAGCCGCTGGGCACCCCGGCGAAGATCCGGCTGCTGCGGCGCAGCCGGATCGTCGACACGTGGCCGTGCCGCACGC
The genomic region above belongs to Micromonospora sp. WMMD1128 and contains:
- a CDS encoding carbamoyltransferase C-terminal domain-containing protein is translated as MIVVGFNGFTRSAELFGRLYRRSGLDRHRVLGHDAAVAVVVDGELVAAVEEERLSRVKKTSDLPVNALRWALGEAGVGLADVDCFAFPWSFTAEVWAAERAGIARSAVPEPERADRLARLEELRTTLLTPEAIRADFAARTGFTIPADRLRLVPHHLAHLSCGYHTAGWRDAAFLVSDGRAERYSSIMGEVRDGEVTILEDATVDITNSLALLYSKVTRYLGFVPNNDEYKVMGLSGFHPPLGADNPLLREVITLEEAGGYRLRVGNPLLDTQAYYSYFDEIFGRTGDRTDWDFRCRVARAVQDAVEVVTRHQVSVLERRTSARNLIIEGGLALNCVNNTKLLEGSRFEDASVSFGASDPGVTIGAAVYASRELGRPVRPSPGPYLGPSYTDDDVRAALAAVGDRVEWRELAEDELLTEVAKLLVDPVVIGWFQGAVEYGPRALGNRSILANPAFPDIQDVINIRVKRREPFRPFAPVLPAASAQVVLEMGKKTSSPYMTFVFPVRSEYQKLVPGAVHVDGTARAQTVDEADNPLLAGLLRAFEQVTGVPCLINTSFNVAGQPIVGSPADGLSCFLDTEIDYLVLHHFLISKVASGES
- a CDS encoding coproporphyrinogen-III oxidase family protein, producing the protein MAEEFIFDLADAGRSDVVDQLIEADDHIPGLVFTYPPISLWEPRDATASDPDTLWAGSDTFSHNLYIHIPFCRQKCSFCYYSVAVVQDDTQVIWDYLHCLEKEALQYLPMMRSKKIETVFIGGGTPSRLNPAQIEFLFERVIRRFDLSECREITYECSPDSATEDRIAVMAANGTNRLSMGVQSLDPEILRKSRRSDTPSSVVRTYYNMADSGVPNVNIDLIAGIEREAFDNMQRTMDAVTALEPMPTQITLFTLSVRKGAINNTTLREEDHAKLFRRSLALFRYAKRRMRENGYWQYSRNLFPRENWIFHYQDNHWGNNGYVLGLGASSYSHSHGYTYSNAFTFREYMRRIQAGGSAVEKAFPLSADESLRRHLVLAMKHRELDVARFNSFYPAGSEPLRQFQSVFDALAAMGIVTVEDGRIAYTEDHADVSDRYTRLFYSDGVSDAVRRGVGQLTGAGSNAFNFTL
- a CDS encoding amino acid adenylation domain-containing protein translates to MTAYLSELVLAQAARTPGACAVVDERESLTYAELVRQAGVVAGLLVAAGVERDAVVAVCAERSVRFPVLLLGVLLSGAAYLPLEPGDPVPRLAGMLDDAGAVLVLTEPELKAAAEAVAGSRRVLAVSAGELRAGVPAAPVLPASDLGLAYVLFTSGSTGRPKAVGVGHRGIVNRLRWMQDEYALTSADAVLQKTPATFDVSVWELFWPLAQGARLVLARPGGQRDPEYLMAVLRRKRITVVHFVPSMLESVLDEPGWDGYDALRLVVCSGEALTPAAVRRFRARSRARIDNLYGPTEASIDVTWWPCRPVEDGDSVPIGRPIANVVVRVLDADGNPVREGVPGELHLGGDHALARGYLGRPGLTAERFVPDPFAAGARLYRTGDLVRWLPGGVLEFLGRLDHQIKLRGQRIEPGEIEETLRRHPGVTGAVVLLRRDEGRADRLVGYVVGPPDGPGERELRAHLAERLPAPMVPARLVRLAAFPLTANGKLDRAALPEPPRRRR
- a CDS encoding anthranilate synthase family protein, which encodes MSLDFASPYCLVHSEGRVNYARGETVRSWSLAEVPRPAAHPVLTMVPYAQLRERGYVCHDDNEPLISLVPSEFREVELESFADVRADVRVVSEPVHTPDDEEFAARIDRVIKEEIQRGEGSNFLISRRCDVTIGDFGPEVAHTIFARLARNEIGAYLTFCFFDGERYFIGSSPERHLTYRRGTVTMNPICGTLPRAALQKRADLIEFLSDRKEVNELFQVVDEELKMMSRICGEGGVVRGPYLKEMSALVHTEYVLEGSATMSPLDAFRESMFAATMVGSPLENAARVIHRHESESRGYYSSALMIRGLEDDGQEWLDSAITIRTMAVDADGHAVIRSGASVVRDSVPAKECREVRTKAEGLLKAITTAEPPGPFLDRFVDDKVLEVLNGRNRYLSRFWINRQVDDRYAAPELIGRSVLIVDNEDQFTEMLKHILEHLGFKVTMRDYRESGIGLTGYDLVLVGPGPGDPNEMNDPKIAQLHRIVGELMKTGTPFLAVCLGHQILCRLLGMTVRPVDPPLQGVQETVDLFGRAEPVGFYNTFFADAPAEAPAGVTVAVEPDGRVVALRSERFTSFQFHVESVLTTNCITILREALLWLLK
- a CDS encoding chorismate-binding protein encodes the protein MSAPAPTATTARVPFAGDPHDLVEPFAELFGPLFCYRLPGRERRTLLASLADVWRITTDGIERGGERFDGDVAALLDHLLAEARRGPGADVAFALSYDLSLRLRAEAGIPGGPWPTAAPGRLLGFAGPLRRAVVHDPATGTLSCAGEDRANVMSACARTAARAAPPPTAPLTEVVTDIDPHRYADQLARAREHLLAGDIYQVVLSVPVRVRPRTSLPRYYADVAHRYATADYSYWFSLDGATVFGNCSLPHVLARDGRVRSRVFAGTQPAARDERERQERGALLRADPKYFAEHIMLVDLERNDLGSYCEPGTVVVDRLCEPLVIGPTTYLASDVSGAYDTARGLGGVVLASFPRGVVVGAPKLRAQEVLADLEGEPRGFFAGAVGFYDAARDALTSNTIVTCAERDGPDVLLRCGGGVVAGSDVTQELAELDLKLRYLR